The Pandoraea vervacti DNA window ACCCTTCACAGGGGGCGCCGCTTTGTCGATGCCGGCGGCAAAGCGATCCGACGCGCTTACTCGTTCGAGAAGGCGGCCGGACGCCACTTCAGCAAACGCTTCTCGAGCGAGGTGAGCAGCCAATCCGCACCCAGCGCCACGACCGCCAGCACGATCATGGCCGCGAACACGCCGCTCGCGTTGAACGCCCCCTGCGCCGTCGAGATCAGCAACCCGATGCCCTGCTTCGACCCGAGGAATTCGCCGACGACCGCACCCACGAGCGCGAAGCCGAAGCTCACGTGCAGACTCGCGAGAATCCACGACAACGCCGACGGAATCACGACCGACATCGTCACCTGACGGCGCGACGCCCCCAGAATCTGCGCATTCGCGATCATGTAGCGATCGGCTTCGCGCACGCCCTGGAAGGCGTTAGCGAACACCACGAAGAACACCATCACGACGGCCAGCGCGACTTTCGACGCCATGCCCAGACCGAACGCGATCACGAAGATCGAGCCGAGCACCACACGCGGAATCGAGTTGGCGATCTGAATGTAGAGACTGAAAACATCGGAAAGCAACTTGTTGCGCCCGAGCACGATGCCGCAGATCACGCCGGCCACGCCGCCGATGAGAAAGCCCAGCACCGTCTCTTCGAGCGTGACGAGCACCTGCGTCCACAGCGGTCCCTGCGACGTGCCTTCGACACACCAGTCGTAGATCTGCTGCACGATCAGCGTCGGCTGCGAGAAGAAGAAGGGATCGATCCAGCCCAGGCGCGCGGCCAATTCCCAGCCGCCCAGCCCGAGCACCAGAATCGCCACGCGCAGAAACACCACCAGCGCGCGACGTTGTTTGATACGGCGTTGCGCCGCCGCTTCCTCACGGGCGAGATCGGCGTCGCCGATGCCCGCCATTGCTGCCACCACAGCTTGTTCGCTCATGTCCATGACTCCTTGTTCGTCCTTGCTCAGCCGATCTTCACTTCTTCACGCAGGTCCGCCCAGATTTCGCGGGAGATGTCGATGAAGCGCTGTTCGTAGCGAATCTCGGACATCACGCGCGGACGCGGCAGATCGATCGTGTACGTGTTCTTCAATGTGGCCGGGCGCGCAGTGAGCACGAACACCCGGTCGGCCAGCGCGATCGCTTCTTCCAGATCGTGGGTGACGAACACCACCGAGCCGGAGGTCGACGACCACAGTTGCAGCAGTTCGTCCTGCATCAGCGTGCGCGTTTGCATGTCGAGCGCGGAGAACGGTTCGTCCATCAACAGGATTTCGGGGTTGTTGATGAACGTCTGCGCCAGCGCCACGCGTTTGCGCATGCCGCCGGAGAGTTGGTGCGGATAGTGGCTGCCGAACTTGTCGAGCCCCACGCGGCGAATCCATTCGTCCGCCAGCGCATAGGCGGCGTCTTTCGACTGGCCACGGAACAGCGGCCCGGCGGCCACGTTCTCGCGCACACTGCGCCACGGGAAGACGGCGTCGTTCTGAAAGACGAAGCCGATGCGCGGGTCGATGCCGTTCACGGGCTGGCCCATCACCCGCACGCTGCCAGCGGTCGGGCGCAGCAAGCCGGTAATCATCGAGAGCGTGGTCGACTTGCCGCAACCCGTCGGTCCGACGATGGCGACGAACTCGCCGCGCGCCACCGACATGCTGAAGTTGCGCAGCGCGACGGTGGCTTTGCCGTCCGGCGAGATGAAGCGGCACGACACATTGTCGAACTCGATGGCAGGCGTATCGCGGGACACGGCGCTTGCTGCGCGTGCCGGTGCCGTGGGGGTAAGGGTCTGGGTCATGCCCGGCTCCTGGTAGCGTCGGAACGGTTGTTACGGTTGCTTTTGGCTGAGCGCCCCCACACACCGGACTTTCGTCAGGGGCGCTCGGCATTGCATCGAAAAGCGGAAATGGGCCGCGCGTCGTCGGGACCGTGCGGCGGGACTGCAGGGTCTACGGGTGCACGCGTCATCGGCAGCGCGCCCCCGACCCGGCTTACTTCACCTGATCGACGAACTCGTTGGTGTACGTCTTCGACAGGTCGATGTGCTTGCCCTTGACGTTCGGATTGAACGCGGAGAGGACCTTGAGCACCGTTTCCGGCCCGCCCTTCGGCATGCGGCCATCCGGCGAATACATCGGCAGCGAATTCTGCAGGGCCTGTACGTACAGCGCCTTGTTGTTGCCGTAGTAGTCCTTCGGCATCTTCTCGGTAATCTCGGCTGCCGAGTGCGTGTTGATGTACTTGAGCGTCTTCACGAACGCGCGGGCCAGCTTGGCGGCTTCGGGCTTGTGCTTGTCCAGCCAAGCGCGCTGCACGTACAGGCTCGACGCCGGGTACGCGCCGCCCAATGCGGCGACTGTGCCTTCCATCGTGCGCATGTCCACGAGCACGGCGGCGTCGCCGGTCTTGATGAGCTGCGAGGCGGTCGGCTCGGTCGTCATGCCGGCATCGATACGGTTCTGCTTGATGGCGGCGATGAAGGTGTTGTCGGCGCCGACCGGCAGCACCGAGTAGTCGGACGACTTCAGGCCGTGCTTGGCCGCGAGGTACTGCGTAAGAAAGTTCGTGGACGAGCCGAGACCGGTCACGCCAAGGGTCTTGCCCTTGACGTCGGCCATGCTCTTGATGGTGTCCTTGCTCTTGGCGTTAACCAGTTCCACTTCACCCGGCACCTGTCCGAAGATGACGATCGCCTGGATTTCCTTGCCCTTGCTCTGCAAGTCGATGGAGTGATCGTAGAAGCCGACCACGGCCTGAACGGCGCCGGCGAGCAATTCGTTTTCGGCGTCGACGCCAGCGGGCTGCGACAGCAACTCGACGTTCAGCCCCTCTTCCTTGAAGTAGCCGAGCTGCTCGGCCAGCTTGGCCGGCAGATAGATCATCTTGGTGATGCCGCCCACCATGATCGTGACCTTGCCGCTGTCGGCGGCGAACCCGGGGGCCGCAGCCAACGCCAGCGACGCGCCGAGGACGGCCGCCAGAATGGGTTTCACGAAGGCTTTCGGCGCACGCACGCCAGGGCTTGCTCGCATTGTGGTGTCTCCATCGTTTTTAGGGATAATGGCCCGGGCCGCCCGAATCGTCGGTCGGCGCCAGCCGGCCTGGCGTGGACTCGATGCGTCTCACGCGGCCACGGCAGCGGTCCTGCGATGCGTTCGCCCTGCCTTGCCGCAAATTGTAGAAAACCGAAGCTTTCATCAAGCTTTCGCCATATGCAGGTTTTCGGCGGCGCCTCATGGGTGTTTACCCGCTGTTGGCTCGCCGTCGTTCCCCGGGCACACTCGCGTCGCATTCTGCTTTCCTGTCATGAAACTGCTGCTCATCGAAGACAACGAGACGCTGGCCCACTGGCTCGCCCGCATGCTGCGCGACGACAACTTCACTGTCGATGCCGCGCGCGACGGCGACGCCGCCGACCGTCTGCTGCAAACGGAAACGTACGACGTCGTGCTGCTCGACCTGATGCTGCCCAAGCTCGGCGGCAAACACGTGCTGCGACGGCTGCGCGAGCGGCGCAACAACGTGCCCGTCATCATTCTCACGGCCAGTGGCTCGGTCGACGAGAAGGTCGATTGCCTTGGGGCCGGGGCCGACGATTACCTCGTAAAGCCCTTCGAAGTGCGCGAGCTGATCGCCCGCGTGAAAGCGCTCGCACGCCGCCACGCACCGGAGCAAAGCGCCGATCTGGTGTGCGCCGATTTGACATATCACTCCGGCACGCGCCAGTTCACCATTGGGGGCGCGCCGCTCGCGCTGCCTTCGCGCGAGCATGCCGTGCTCGAAATTCTCATGCGCAAGCAGGGCAAGACCGTCGCCAAGAGCGCGCTCGTCGATGGCGTCTTCGGTCTCGATGACGAGCCCAGCGCGGACGCCATCGAGATCTACATCCATCGTCTTCGCAAGAAACTCGAGACCAGCCGCGCGGCGATCATGACCCTGCGCGGGCTCGGCTATTTGCTGCGCGAAAAAGATGCTTAGAATCTCTAACAAAATGAGTTTACGGGGGCTGTTAACTCAAAGTGATTTTTGTTAACCTTTGCGCAGTCATCGCTGCGCAAAGGACATGGCCAAACCAATACTCGACGACGAACTGTGGGCAATCATCCAGCCACTGCTGCCGCCACCGAAGCCTCGGCGCGCCCGCTATCCCGGGCGCAAGCCGCTGGACGATCGTGCCGTGCTCACGGGCATCCTGTTCGTTCTGCAATCCGGCATCCCTTGGGAAATGCTGCCGCAGGAAATGGGCTGCGGCTCAGGCATGAGTTGCTGGCGACGGCTACATGCCTGGCAGAAGGCTGGCGTCTGGGATCGTCTGCACGAGGTACTTCTGGCCAAGCTCCGTGCGGCCGATCGCATCGACTGGTCTCGTGTAGTCGTCGATTCCTCTTCTATCCGGGCAGTGGGGTCGGGTCAAAAACAGGACCTAACCCCACAGATCGCGCGCGACCAGGTTCAAAGCACCACGTCCTGACCGACGCCCAAGGCATTCCACTGTCGCTGATACTCACGGGCGCCAACCGCAACGACATTACCCAACTGCTGCCACTGATCGAGGCGATTCCTCCGATTCGAGGCAAGCGCGGTCGCCCCTTGTCTAAACCGCACATCGTTCAGGGTGATCGCGGCTACGACCACGACAAGTACCGCAAGCCCCTGCACGCCGTCGGCATCGCCACCGAGATTGCTCGCCGCGGCGAGCCTCACGGCAGCGGTCTTGGCAAGACGCGTTGGGTTGTCGAGCGAACCATCGCGTGGCTGCACAACTTCAAGCGATTGCGAGTCCGCTTCGAGCGCCTCGCAATCATTCACGAAGCCTTCCTGAAAATGGCTGGTTGCATCATCTGCTGGCGCCATCTCAGGAAATCATTTTGTTAGAGCTTCTTAGCCTGCGCGTGCGGCTGCTGATGTGGCTGATGCTGCCGCTCTCGCTGTACATCGGCGCGAGCGGCTGGCTGTCCTATCGCAGCGCGCACGACACGGCAGAACTCGTGCAGGACCGCGCGCTGCTCACGTCCGCTCAGGTGATTGCGGGCGAACTGACCTGGGTCGACGGCACGCTGCGCGCGAGTGTGCCGCCCTCGGCGCTGGAGTTGTTCGCGTCCCCCGCGCGCGACCGGGTGTTCTATCAGGTCATCACGGAAGACGGCCGGCTGCTCGCCGGGCCACCCGACTTTCCGCATCCGCCGCTGTTTCCTCAGACGGTGCCCACCTATTCGAACGTCACCGTGAACGGCGAGCCGCTGCGCGCGATCAGCTTCGTGCGCACGATGTACGACTCCGGCGTGCCGCACCGGGTGGCGGTCGTGGTGGCCGAGACGATGCATGCGCGCGACGACATGCTGGCGAAGTTGTGGGAGCCGTCGCTGCACCGCCAGATCGCAATGGCCGCATTGGCCGCCGTACTGGTGCTCATCGGCCTGACGGTCGAGCTCCACCCGCTCATCCGGCTCAAGGACGAGGTCGCCGGACGCGCGCCGCAGGAACTGGTGCCGATTCGTGCCGGGCAGTTGCAAACGGAACTGCGCCCCATCGTCGATGCGATCAACCTGTGCATTCAGCGGCTCTCGGCGCAAGCGCAGCAACAGCGCCGCTTCGTGGCCGACGCCGCACACCAGTTGCGCACGCCGCTCACGTTGCTCGATACGCAGTTGCAGTTCGCCGCTCAGCTCGACGACCGTGCGGCCCTTGCCGATGTGCTCGCCGCGATGCAGACCAGCAGTCGGGGGCTCGCGGACCTGACCAACAAGTTGTTGCTGCTCTCTCAGGCAGAGGCCGCGGACACCCCGGCCTTCTCGCGAACGCGTGTGGATCTGGTGAGCGTGGCAGCCGGCGTCCTGGAAGAACTCGTGGCGCTGGCGCAGCGACGCGACATCGACCTGGGGCTGGAGACCGCCGAAGCGCATGTGTGGGTCGCGGGCAACGGCGAACTGTTTCATGCGATGGTCATGAATCTTGTCGACAATGCGATCCGCTACATCCATGAGGGTGGACGCGTGACGGTCGCGATCGACTGTCCCGACGGCACTGCCCGCCTGCGCGTCATCGACGACGGGCCCGGCATTCAGGCCGAGGCGCGTCAGCGCGTGTTCGAGCGCTTCTATCGCAATGCGCCGCCAGGGCAGCCCGGCACCGGTCTGGGCCTGGCCATCGTCAGGGAGATCGCGACGGCCAGCCATGGGTCGGTGACGCTCGCGCCCGGCGACGACGGTCGAGGCCTGATCGTCACTGTCACGCTCCCTGTCGATTTGGAGACCGAAAGCAACGCCCTATGAGTCGCGTCAAGCGGTGCACGTTACCGATAAGCCGCTGGCGGGCGCGTGGTATACCCGTGTCGCCGCCTGAAAGAAAATCACAACCGTATGAAATAACGTCGTGAACTTAGGCGTTATGCTTGTCTTGGGTCAAGAATGTCGTTTGAAACATACGCTCGACTGGATGCGCTAGGACAAACCCTGATATATTCGGGGTCTTCGCAGAAATCCCCTCAAGCAGGCGAAAACTTCTTGATCCAAATCAAATAGTTACGCATCGCTGTCAACCACGCGAGTGCCCGCCGCGTGTAATTGTGACGAAATGTAAAGTTTGTTAAATTGAATGTGGGTCTCGCCGCGTGGGTTGCGGCACGGGACTTTTTCTCTCAGGGATTTGCCTCCATGCCGTTTCTCGTCGATCCTGCCGCACAGGCTGCGAGACGTCGCGCGTCCATTGACGACGCGTTGCACGCGCGCGCCACGACGCCACAGACTTCGGACATGGTTCAGCCCGCCTGCGAGAACGTGCCCCCGGTGGAGCCGGCCTCACGCCCGGCGCGGACCGCCGCCACGGCGTCGACACGATCGATCGCCCAGTCCGTCGCACGCAGGATTGACGCCGCTCGCGAAGCCGAACGCACGCGACTCGCCCAGGAAATACACGACGGGCTCGGCGCACATCTCACGGCGTTGCAGCTGGTGGTGGCGCGCCTGGCCGATCGCGCGCCGACGAGCGCCGCCGAATGGCAGTCCTTCTGCGCCCAGATCCAAAACGCAGCCAACGCAGCGCGAGACGCCGCCGACCAGCTCGTCGGCCGCAACCGCCCGCCTGCGCTCGACGCCGGCCTGGCCGTATCGCTGCGCGCGTGGGTGCGCGGCTTCGGCGAGCAAAGCGGGCTCACGTGCATCTGGCGCTGCGACGACGTGACGCGCGAGCGCGTTGCGAACCTGACACCCGACGCCGTGCTGGCCTTGTACCGCATTGCGCAGGAAGCCCTCGCCAACGTCGCCCGTCACGCACGCGCCACGCGCGTGGTCGTGGCGCTCGATGGCGGCCATCGCTCACTCAAACTCACGATTTCCGACGACGGTTGCGGGCTGGCCCGCGGCGCACGTCGCAAGCCGGGACATTTCGGATTGGTTGGCATGCGCGAGCGCTGCACGGCGCTCGGCGGCACATTACGAATCGGCAGTGTTCAGGGATCGGGAACGCTCGTGAGTGCACGGCTTCCCTGGCATCAGATCCTGTCTGCCCCGACCGGCCACCATGGTCCGGAATCGCTTGCTCTTCACGGATACGCATCATGACGCTTAGAGTGCTCATCGTCGACGACCACGCCATCGTGCGCCAGGGCGTCCGGCAATTGCTCTCCGATAGCGGGAGTATCGCCGTCATTGGCGAAGCCGACTGCGGCGCGGAAGCGCTGGAGATGACCGACGCCGCGCAATGGGACATCGTTCTGCTCGACATCTCGTTGCCGGACACGAACGGTCTGGAAATTCTCAAGACGTTGCGGCGCAAACATCCGCGTCTGCCGATCATGATCTTCAGCATGTATGGCGAAGGTCAGTTCGCGCTGCGTGCCCTCAAGGCCGGCGCCGCCGGTTATCTGAGCAAGCGCTCGAACGCCCAGCAACTGGTCTCGGCCGTACGGCAGGTGG harbors:
- a CDS encoding ABC transporter permease yields the protein MAGIGDADLAREEAAAQRRIKQRRALVVFLRVAILVLGLGGWELAARLGWIDPFFFSQPTLIVQQIYDWCVEGTSQGPLWTQVLVTLEETVLGFLIGGVAGVICGIVLGRNKLLSDVFSLYIQIANSIPRVVLGSIFVIAFGLGMASKVALAVVMVFFVVFANAFQGVREADRYMIANAQILGASRRQVTMSVVIPSALSWILASLHVSFGFALVGAVVGEFLGSKQGIGLLISTAQGAFNASGVFAAMIVLAVVALGADWLLTSLEKRLLKWRPAAFSNE
- a CDS encoding sensor histidine kinase; this translates as MPFLVDPAAQAARRRASIDDALHARATTPQTSDMVQPACENVPPVEPASRPARTAATASTRSIAQSVARRIDAAREAERTRLAQEIHDGLGAHLTALQLVVARLADRAPTSAAEWQSFCAQIQNAANAARDAADQLVGRNRPPALDAGLAVSLRAWVRGFGEQSGLTCIWRCDDVTRERVANLTPDAVLALYRIAQEALANVARHARATRVVVALDGGHRSLKLTISDDGCGLARGARRKPGHFGLVGMRERCTALGGTLRIGSVQGSGTLVSARLPWHQILSAPTGHHGPESLALHGYAS
- a CDS encoding response regulator transcription factor produces the protein MKLLLIEDNETLAHWLARMLRDDNFTVDAARDGDAADRLLQTETYDVVLLDLMLPKLGGKHVLRRLRERRNNVPVIILTASGSVDEKVDCLGAGADDYLVKPFEVRELIARVKALARRHAPEQSADLVCADLTYHSGTRQFTIGGAPLALPSREHAVLEILMRKQGKTVAKSALVDGVFGLDDEPSADAIEIYIHRLRKKLETSRAAIMTLRGLGYLLREKDA
- a CDS encoding sensor histidine kinase; protein product: MWLMLPLSLYIGASGWLSYRSAHDTAELVQDRALLTSAQVIAGELTWVDGTLRASVPPSALELFASPARDRVFYQVITEDGRLLAGPPDFPHPPLFPQTVPTYSNVTVNGEPLRAISFVRTMYDSGVPHRVAVVVAETMHARDDMLAKLWEPSLHRQIAMAALAAVLVLIGLTVELHPLIRLKDEVAGRAPQELVPIRAGQLQTELRPIVDAINLCIQRLSAQAQQQRRFVADAAHQLRTPLTLLDTQLQFAAQLDDRAALADVLAAMQTSSRGLADLTNKLLLLSQAEAADTPAFSRTRVDLVSVAAGVLEELVALAQRRDIDLGLETAEAHVWVAGNGELFHAMVMNLVDNAIRYIHEGGRVTVAIDCPDGTARLRVIDDGPGIQAEARQRVFERFYRNAPPGQPGTGLGLAIVREIATASHGSVTLAPGDDGRGLIVTVTLPVDLETESNAL
- a CDS encoding response regulator transcription factor; this encodes MTLRVLIVDDHAIVRQGVRQLLSDSGSIAVIGEADCGAEALEMTDAAQWDIVLLDISLPDTNGLEILKTLRRKHPRLPIMIFSMYGEGQFALRALKAGAAGYLSKRSNAQQLVSAVRQVAAGRKYVSPMVAETLADYLGPDADQPPHERLSDREYQTLCMIGSGKRLTDIANALSLSVKTVSVYRTRLLEKMRLNNNAELTYYVMQHGLVSAEMGPVCA
- a CDS encoding ABC transporter substrate-binding protein, yielding MRASPGVRAPKAFVKPILAAVLGASLALAAAPGFAADSGKVTIMVGGITKMIYLPAKLAEQLGYFKEEGLNVELLSQPAGVDAENELLAGAVQAVVGFYDHSIDLQSKGKEIQAIVIFGQVPGEVELVNAKSKDTIKSMADVKGKTLGVTGLGSSTNFLTQYLAAKHGLKSSDYSVLPVGADNTFIAAIKQNRIDAGMTTEPTASQLIKTGDAAVLVDMRTMEGTVAALGGAYPASSLYVQRAWLDKHKPEAAKLARAFVKTLKYINTHSAAEITEKMPKDYYGNNKALYVQALQNSLPMYSPDGRMPKGGPETVLKVLSAFNPNVKGKHIDLSKTYTNEFVDQVK
- a CDS encoding ABC transporter ATP-binding protein, giving the protein MTQTLTPTAPARAASAVSRDTPAIEFDNVSCRFISPDGKATVALRNFSMSVARGEFVAIVGPTGCGKSTTLSMITGLLRPTAGSVRVMGQPVNGIDPRIGFVFQNDAVFPWRSVRENVAAGPLFRGQSKDAAYALADEWIRRVGLDKFGSHYPHQLSGGMRKRVALAQTFINNPEILLMDEPFSALDMQTRTLMQDELLQLWSSTSGSVVFVTHDLEEAIALADRVFVLTARPATLKNTYTIDLPRPRVMSEIRYEQRFIDISREIWADLREEVKIG
- a CDS encoding IS5 family transposase (programmed frameshift) encodes the protein MAKPILDDELWAIIQPLLPPPKPRRARYPGRKPLDDRAVLTGILFVLQSGIPWEMLPQEMGCGSGMSCWRRLHAWQKAGVWDRLHEVLLAKLRAADRIDWSRVVVDSSSIRAVGSGPKTGPNPTDRARPGSKHHVLTDAQGIPLSLILTGANRNDITQLLPLIEAIPPIRGKRGRPLSKPHIVQGDRGYDHDKYRKPLHAVGIATEIARRGEPHGSGLGKTRWVVERTIAWLHNFKRLRVRFERLAIIHEAFLKMAGCIICWRHLRKSFC